CCGTACTGGACGTGGAGCGGCCGGTCGAAGCCCATGTCCTTGCGGAAGCGCTCCAGGTCCTCCTGGGTGGCGTCGACCGGCATGAGAACGCCCGCCGGGTCCCCCGTCAGGTGGAGCATGAGGAAGACAATGAGGAGGACCCCGTTGATGACGATCAAGCCCTGGAGCAAACTCCGGGTGACGTACGTGCGCATGCGCCGACCCCCGAAGATTCGGCGGAGCCTAGAGGGGAACCTCCGCCAGAACGTGGAACTCGCGGGTATGCTCGCCGCTTTTGCTCTGGCCGTCAAGCCCGCGGCTCCTCTTTTCTCCGTCATTGACCTCCGCGGTATGTCGTGATACCTGTCCTGCACCGCTTGGTCCCTCTCGCAGATCACCCAGCCCCTTGAGGGAGGAGACACACATGCATAAATGGCTCATCACCTTGACGGCCCTGGCCATCGTGGCGTTGGCGGTGCCGGTGGCGGCCGCCCCGAAAGGCCAGGTCACGATCGCGCTCACGGGCGAGCCCCTCACGATGGACCCGCACATCCAGTCCGAGTTCATCGGGACCATGATCTGGCCCTGGGCCTGCGACAACCTCATCCAGTCGAAGGGGGAGGAGGGCGGGTTCAAGCCCTGGCTCGCCGAGAAGTTCGAGCGCGTCGACGCCAAGACGTGGAAGTTCAGCCTCCGCAAAGACGCCAAGTTCTTCGACGGCACCCCCGTCACGGCCGAGGCGGTGAAGTTCTCGCTCGAGCGCATCCTCGATCCGAAGACCAAGAGCCGCCTGGTCGTCTACTTCAAGAGCATCGACCGGGTCGAGACCCCGGATACGCACACCGCGATCCTGCACCTGAAGTCGCCCGACAACGGCATCCTGAATCTGCTTCAGCGCTGGGGGCACATCGTCAACCCGAAGGTCAAGAACATGGACTCGGCCACTGCCTCGCGCGAGCCTCAATGCTCGGGCCCCTATCTGCTCAAGGAGTGGACCAAGGGCCAGCGGATGGTCTTCGAGGCGAACCCCGGCTGGTGGGGCAATACCATGTACCCCGACCGGCCGAAGGACCTCATCCTGCGTAGCGTCCGAGAGAGCACGACCCGCGTGAAAGCCCTCATCGCCGACGAGATGGATGTCATCACCGGGGTGGCCCCCCAGTTTGTCCCGGAGATCCGGGCCAACCCGAAGACGGAGGTGGTCACGGTCCCCAGCGTGCGCATCATGTACATGGGCTTCTTCACCGGGCACGGCGGGCCGTTCGCCGACGTGCGGGTGCGGCAGGCCGTGAACCACGCCGTCAACTCCGAGGGTATCGTCAAGACCTTCCTGGGTGGCTTTGCCGACCGCTGGCAGCAGATGCTCCACCCCTGGATGTACTCCGGCTACGATCCGAAGATGACCTGGTACGGGTACGACCTCGCCAAGGCCCGGCAGCTCATGAAGGAGGCGGGTTACGCGGACGGCTTCAAGGCCCAGTTCTTCGCGACCTCGGGGAGGTACCCGGCGGACAAGGAGATCTGCGAGGCCCTCTCCGGCATGCTGAAGGAGATCAAGATCGACGCCGGGTGCAACGCGATGGTCTTCCCGCTCTACCGCCGGACCTTCACGGCCTTCCAGCAGGGAACGCGCAAGGAGCCGGCCCTGTACATGCAGGCCTTCGGCAACGGGGCGGGGTACACCCCGGTCTCCTTCCGCGGCTTCAGCGCCTGCGGCGGCGCCTGGAGCCCCCACTGCTTCAAGGAGTTCGACGAGATGCTGGACAAGGCGGTCGGTACCGCAGATCCCGCCGAGCAGCAGTCGGCCTACGAGAGGGTGAACCACTGGATGCGGGACAACGCCACTCACGTGCCGATTCTCAAGATCCACGAGGTGTGGGGCCTGAACAAGAACGTGCAGTTCAAGGCCAACCACAACGAGAACCTCCCGGCCTGGGAGATCGTGGTGAAGAAGCCGGCCAGCTGACCGCCGGCTCGTGCCGGCTCACGCGGAGTGAGGAATGACGGCGTCCCGGATCCTGGTCATCGGTCCGGTGCCGGCCACGCGCGAGGTCGATCAACTCGTCGCCGCGCTGAGTGAGGGGCTCCGCGACCTGGGCCACGTGCCCGGCCGGAGCCTCGAGCTCGTGTGGCGCCTCCCTCCTGGCCCGGGCCGACCGCCGCCTCGATTAACGGCTCGGTTCGCTGCGGTATCGCTCAGCCCGCCTCGCGTCGCGCCGGCCGCGGCGCCTCGTCGGCCAGCCGCACGGGCGGGAGGCCGACGACGTCGAACGTCGCGGAGGCAATGGGGATACCCGCGGCGTCCAGCCCGGCCAGCACCTCGCGGCTGACGGCATCCTTCTGCTCCCGGATGCCGTGGTCCCGGACCACGAAGCGGACGGTCAGCTCGAGCCAGTTGTCGGTGAGACGGAAGTACACACGGGGGCGGACGTCGGTCGGCTTTAGGAAGTATCGCCGCTGCAGCTCGGCAAGCACCTCGGCGCTCAGCTCGGCGACGGGAACGCCGTGCGTCTCGGCGGCGGTCAGGAGGATGCGCTCGGCGCGCGTCCAATCGGCCGTGTACGGGATGGGAACGGCGAGCTCCTCCCAGAGGTAGGGGAACTCGCGCGTGTAGTTGTACACGGGCTCGTCGAAGATCCGGGCGTTGCTGACGCTGACCACGCGCCCCGTGTACTGCCGACTCTGCACCCACATCGCCGGGTCGTCCTTCTGCACCGGCGGCGGCTGGCCCATCTCCATGATCGTGGTCTGGGTGAAGCCCAGTGCGATGACGTCGCCGCGCACGCCGCCCATCACGATCCGATCGCCGACGTTGAACGTTTGGCCGCGCAGGATGACGAAGTAGCCCGCGATGGCGGTAACGACTTTCTGGAGCGCGAAGGCCAGACCCGCGGTGATGAGGCCGAGGGCGGTGGCCAGTCGCACGGGGTCGTCGAACCAGACGGACACGAGGCCGATGAAGAGAAGCGCGGCGGCGGTGAGGTTGATCCCTTGTCGCGCCCAGAACACCACGCGCTCTGATCCACGGCCGCGGACCAGCCACAAGGAGGCGCGGCGGAGCACGCGGGCCACGAGGAGGATGAGCGCGATGAAGAGCAGCGTGAACAGCAGCTTGCGCCCGTTGATGGCGTTGACGCCGACGAGCGTCACGCCGAAGAGCTCGACGGCGTGGTTGGGACCGACGAGGCGGAACACGTCACTCATGCGGCGAGGCCGCCGACGTCGAGGTCCCTCCGCGCGTCGGGACGGCTCACGCGCAGGACCCGCTCGAACGCCGCCTGCACGGCCTCGCGGTCGGCGGGGTCGGTGAGCGCCGCGGTCGCCGCGCGCCGGACGCGCAGGGCTTCGCCGAGCAGGGCGAGGTGCAGACCGCGGCGGTCGTGCCGGGCGGCCACGCGCGCGAAGGTTTCCAGCAGCCGCAGGGCGACCGACCGGCTGCCGGCGCCCTGCAGGCGGATGGGCGTGAAGGCGGCCACGACGATGTCATCCAGGGTCAGCGCTGGCATTACGACCCGGACGATGCCGGCCGCGTCGCGACGATAAGGCGCGGGCAGGTCGCGGCCCCCGATCCGCGCGACGGCCGCCCCGAGGCGATCGATGCAGCGTAGCCCGGTGGTCGGGTCGATGTGTCCGGACGCCAGGGCCCGCACCGCGATCTCCACCAACTGCTCGATACCGAACATTGCGTCCTGGAGCAGGCTGCGCTCGGCACCGAGCACGACGGCGGACGTGATGACACGTTTCAGATCCTCGTCCACGCGGTCGGCCGGCAGGACCCAGGCGAGCGGTTCTCCGGCCATGAGGAAGTCGCCCGGACGCCGGGTGAGGTGGACGACGACGTCGCGGTCCCGGCCGGCGCGCAGCAGGGCTTTTTCGTCGAGGGTTGTGACGTAGCCGCCGCCGTGGGCGGCGACGGCGGAGCCGTCGGTGACCGCGCACGGGGGCGCCGCGGCGGCCTCGCCGTCCTCGTGCCCGAAGCGGTCGGGCCAGAGCTTGTCGATGACGCCGTCGAGCTCTCGCGCCACCGAGGCGATGACGTGGTCGGCCTGGATCGAGATCGACGCGTGATGAATGAAGTAAATCAGCAGCGCGACGCTCAGCATCGCGAGGCCGAGGGCGCCGGTGATGGCCAGGTGGGGCACGAACGTGCCGTCGGCGAGGCCGTCCCGCCCTCGCACGGTCCGGAGCACCAGCAGGCAATAGACGAACGTCGCCACGAAAATACCGAGAACGACCTGGTTGCCCGGATCGCGGACGAAGTTGCGCAGCAGGCGGGGGCCGAGCTGAGCGGCGGCCAGCTGCAGGGAGACGATGGTGATCGAGAAGGCCAGGCCGACGACCGTGATGATCGAGCCCGCGACGGCCGAGAGTAGGCTGCGGGCGCCCTCCGCCCCGCCGGCGTAGAGCCAGAGGAGCCCCGCGAGCTGCTGATTGTCCAGCCGACGGTCCAGCGCCAGCAGGCCCAGCGCCAGCGCGGCGGCCAGGGCGGTGATCAGAGCGGGAAGAAACCAGAAACTTCCGCGGAGCGCGTCCCAGAGATTTAGCAGCCGGGCCACTTCCCTCGGGGCGAACGCAAGGCCCGTGCCACCGCCCCTTCAGTCGGCTCCGCGAAGCCGGGGGGAGGGCGACGCCTCAGGCATCGGAGCCCAGGAGGCGCTCGTCCGGCCGGTCCGCCGCGTGCCGGAACCAGCGAGCCACCAGCACGTCGGTCGACGAGTGGGCGACGATGGACATCACCGTCACCAACGCGATGAGGTGGAACATCAGATCGCCATCGGGCACGCCGCCGCGCAGGATCAGCAGGCCGTAGACCACCGACGCGAAGCCCTTGGGTCCAAACCAGGCGGCCGCCACCCACTCGCGCCAGTCCAGCCGGCTGCCGAGCAGCGCGATGGCCAGCGCCAGCGGGCGGGCCAGAAACAGGACGAGCAGCGCGAAGACATAGCCAGGCAGCGGAACCTCGGCGAGGAACGGCGGGGACATCAGGATGCCGAACACCAGGAGGGCAGCGAGCTTGAGCAGCTCGCTGAGCGTCTCGCCGAACTCGTGAAAGGCCTGGCGCAGGGCAGTGGAGAGCGAGGCCAGGGTGGCGCCGCCCGCGAACGCGGCCAGAAACAGATTGGCGTGGGTGAGCGAGCCCCCCGCGAACAGCAGCAGACCCACGGCGAAGACCAGCAGCGGCTCGTAGCGAGGCGCGGCGCTGAACAGGCGCGTCTGCTCCAAGCGCACGGCGACCCAGGGCACCGCGACGCCGAGGACCACGCCGAGCCCGGCCTCGCCCACGAGAACGCCAGGCTCCGTCTGGCGCCTGGCGAGCAGGATGAGGACGATCGGCAGGGCCAGGCCGTCGTTGAGGCCGCTTTCCACATTGAGGAGATGGCGCAGCCGCGGCGGCGGCGAGACAGCCGCGGCTGGCGACGCCTTACTGAACGGCGGCGCGCAGGCGGAAGGTCGGATCGTGCTCGGCGCCGCCCGGCCGGCCGCGGCGCCACCCCAGCGCGCGGGCGTAGCTGCCGAAGAGTCCGGCGGCCTCGATCTCGCTCTCGCTCACCGCGGAGGGAGCTTCGGCGTCGGGCGCGACATAGAGCGCGTCCGTGGGGCAGTAGATCTCGCACAGGAAGCACGTCTGGCAGTCGCTCTGGCGGGCGATGACCGGCGCGGCATCCAGCATCGCCTCGAACACGTCGGCCGGGCAGACCTTCACGCATACGTCGCAGGCGATGCAACGGCGGGCCGACACGATCTCGATCATGGAGCGGGTGCGCTGGTCCGAGGGTCGGCGCGGCTGACCCGCACGTCGTCCAGCCCGCTCGCCTGGAACGAGCAGACCAGAGCGGGATCGGCATCCGGCAGGTCCCGGCGCCGATGCATCCCGCGGCTTTCCGTCCGCGCCAGGGCGCTCCGGTAGGCCCAGCGGCTGGTGGCGACCAACGCCGCCGCCTCGCGCGCCTTGACGGCAGCCAGCGCATCCCCCGGCTCCTGATCCTGCAGCTCGCCCCAGCAGGCGTCGAGCCGTTCCAGGGACCGACGCAACGTCGTCTCCCTTCGGAAGAAGTTGCGGTCGAGCGGCAGCATCTCCTCCCGCACGGCGCGGGCCAGCTCGTGCGGGGCGAGCGCCCCCCGCGCCGTCCCCGCCGGCCGCAACCCGGCCCGGCCCAGCGGCGTCACCGGCCGGTCGGCGATCCGGGCTCGAATCCGCACGGCGAAGATCGCCGCCGCCCGCCCCGCCCAGTTCCCGGACGCGATGGCCCAGGAGGAATTCGGCCCACCGCCGCCGCTGATAGCGCCGGTCAGCCGCTCGCGCGTCGCGGCGTCGCCGACGGCGTAGAGGCCGGGTACGCCGGTCGCGCAGGTGTCGTCGAGGAGCCGGATGCCACCGACGCCGCGCACGGTACCCTCGCAGCGCAGCGTCACCGGCCAGCGCTCGGTGAAGGGATCGACCCCGCTGCGGTCGAGCGGCAGGAAGCAATTCGGCTGACCCTGCCTGAGCCAGGCCCGCACGTCGGGCTCGGCCTTGTCGTACTGGGCGAAGACCGGCCCTTCCAGCAAGGCTTGGGCCACCGCGGCGTGGCGATCGCGGCCCGCGGTGGCGATCGGCGTGCCGTCCTGCCGGGTGAACGACGCCCAGCGGAACGGCAGCCCCTTGTTGAGCGCGCTCGGCTTGGGAGTGAATGCATATTGGGCCGAGAACTCCATGCCCGCCAGCGCGGCGCCCGCCTCGGCGGCCATCAGATACCCGTCGCCGGTCAACGTCGCCGCCCCCAAGATACGTTCGCCGAAGGCGCAGCCGCCGGTGGCCAGGACCACGGCGCCGGCGCGGATTCGCCACGGGCGGTCGTGCTGGCGATCGATCCCGGCGGCGCCGCCCACGGTGTCCCCGTCACCCAGCAGCTCCAGCGCCGGATGGTGGTCAAGCACGGTGACCCCGGCCGCCAGGACGCGCCGGCGCATGAAGTGCATGTAGTCCGGGCCGCGCAGATTGGCCAGGTACGGCCGGCCGTCGTCGCCGTGCGGGAACGAATAGCCCCAGTCGGCCAGGCAGTGAAGCTTCTCCCACGCCGTGTCGAGTGTGCGCTCGACCCAGTGCGGGTCGGCGAGGCCTCCGGTGCGCGGTTGCCGCTGCTCGATGGCCAGCCGGCGGCCCTCGCCCGGCGGCACGAACCAGGTTCCGGTGTTGGACGGTGCCGTGGCGCCGCTGGTGCCCAGATACCCCTTGTCGACGAGCATCACACGGACGCCTGCCTCGGTTGCCGCCAGCGCGGCCCAGGCGCCGGCCGGGCCCCCACCGATGACCAGCACGTCCGTCCAGGCGTCGAGCGCTTCCGCATTGCGACGCCGGGGGATTTCCGGGCTGTCGATCACTGTCCTCTCCCTCTCGCGGGCCCTGTCCGTGCGGCGCCCATTATGGGTCATGGGCCAGGGTTGTTCTACCGGCCACCGTTCCGTGCGACACGGTAAAACCTTTCCCGTGTTCGCAGGGCTTCAGCGCGTCACGACACTGACGGCCGGCCGTCGCCGCAGCCGCGAGCCAGCGCGTGAGTTGGTTGCAGTGTAGCGAAGTTACGAGCGCGTGCGTCTGGCATATGCCTTGCGAAGCCGAAACGCTGCCATGGTGGTCAAGGCGCGACCAGGACGGGGGTCGGCGATGCGCGCAGACCGGTTGATGGGCCCGCTCGTCACGGCCACGACCGTCCTGGGCGTGAACGCGCTGACGGAGGGCGACTTTGTCGCGCACCCGCTCTACCTGGCGTGCGTCGTGTACTCGGTCTTCCGTGGCGGCGTGGGGTCCGGACTGGTCAGCTCGGCGCTCATCGTCTGCGAAGCGCTGCTACGCGAGATCGCCGTCCCCTTCGGGCTGGATGAGCCGTTCCGGCACGTCAAGATCGTCGCGCTGGCCTGCCTCGTCGTCGTTCTGGTGACCGGGCACCTCAAGCGGCGAGCCGACCAAGCTTCGGAGCTTTCTCAGGCCAACCGCCAGCTGACGGGCCGGCTCATCGAGCGGGAGCGCGGCGCGGAGGCCGCGACGGCGCTGGCCGCGATGACCCGGGACCTGGTCGAACCGCTCGACGTCAGCCGGGTACCTCACCGGATCGTCTCGACGATCCTCGACGTTCTCGGGGTGCGGCAGGCCATGCTGTACCAGCTCGACACGGCCTCTCAGGAGCTCACCTGCGTGGCCACGGCCGGCGACGTCGACGACTCACGCTGGGTCGGTCACCGGCTGCCCGCCGGCGACGTCATCGCCGGGGGGACCGCCGTCGCGCCGGCCCGGGTCATCCCGCTCCGGGCCCGGGGCAAGGTTCTCGGCGCGCTCGCGCTGGAGGGCACGTTGACCGGGGACACCGACCTCCAGCTGCTGTCGATCATCGCCGGACACGCCGCCCTCGCCCTGGAGAACTCGCGCCTCTACGCCGAGCTCCGGGCCACGCTGGAACAGCTCGGCGCATCGCGCGATCCGCTGGTGGACGAGGCGCGACTGCGGGCCACCGAGGAGCTGGCTGCCGGCGTCGCCCACCACGTCAACAACCGGCTCATGGTCATCCTGGCCGGCATCCAGCTGCTCAAGCCCAAGCTCGATGATGCCCACCATCGCAGCCTGCTCGCGATCGGTGAGCAGGCGACGCTGGACACGGCGCGCCTCGTCGACCGGCTGCGGCAATGCTCCGTGCGGCGGCCGCACGCCGCCAGCGACTCGGCCGATCTGAACCTGACCGTCCAGCGGGCCGTGGAGCTCTGTCGCGCCGATCAGGCGGAGGCGCAAGCCCGGGGGGCGCGCGTGGAGCTCGTCCTGCAGTCCGGGGCGGTGCCCCGGGTGGTCGGCAGCGAAGCCCTGCTGGAGGAGGCGCTGGCGCACATCGTGCGCAACGCCATCGAGGCCGTGGCCGATCGGGGCACGGTCACGATCACCACCTCGACGGGCGGCGCCTGGGTGGTCTGTACCGTCTCCGACACCGGCAGCGGTATGCCGCCGGACGTGCTGCCGCGGGCGGCGCAGCCGTTCTTCACGACCAAGGGGCCGCAGCGGTTGGGCCTCGGGCTCAGCTGCAGCCTCGGGATCGTCCGCCAGCTGGGCGGGCAGCTCGACGTCAGCAGCGAGGTCGACGTCGGCACCGGCGTGACCGTGCGGCTCAGGCCCTACATCGCCTAGCGCCCGTTCGACTCGGGCGCGAGCCAGACCGTATCGAGCTGATTGTTCAGATAGTGGCTGGGCGTAATGGTCCAGCCGCGCACCCGCGCGCTGTGCGGGACGATCCGGTGCCACTGCAGCGTGTAGATGTAGTGGGCTTCGTCGTCGAGCAGATGCTTCTCCAGCATGCGGATGTACCGGCGGCGCTGCTCGGGATCCACCGTACGGCTCTGGAGCACGTAGAGGTCGTCCAGGACCGGGTCGGTGTAGCGGCCGTAGTTGGCGTCGCTCCGCTCGCGGGACTGGAACTTGTAGAGATCCAGGTCGGGATTGACGACGTACCCGCACTGGAAGTCGGTGCTGACCTCGAAGCCGCCGGCCCGGAGGTCCTTGAAGTACTGGCCCGACTCCTGCGTTTCCTGGCGCACCTTCAGCCCGACCTGACGCCACTCGTCGACGAGCCAGGCGCCGATGTGCCGATAGGGCATCGGCACGTTACGGTTTTTCAGGGTGAAGGCGAATCCCTTGCCTACCCCCGCTTCGGCGAGCAAGCGGCGGGCCTCGGCGCGGGACTTGCGGATGTCCCGCCCATAGCCGGCGAGCTTGACCAGCTCGGCGGGCGGCGTGGCGAACGGAGTGCCCGGCACCTGCACGCCCGCCACCGCGCGCACGATGGCCGTCTTCGACAAGGTTTCGGCGGCCTTGTAGCGATCCAGAGCCAGGGACAAGGCGCGGCGCACCCGCCGATCGTGGAACGGCTTCTGCTCGTGGTTGATGGCCACGACCAGTCCACAGTTCCACGGGCTCTCCTGCACCGTGACCTTGTCGCCGAGCGCCCGGACGATCTCGTCGCGCAGGGCCGGCGAGAAGCCACGGAACTGGATGTGCGCGCGCTCGGTCTTGATGGCCTCGACCTGCGTGGCGTCGTCGCGGATGAAGAGGGCGCGGTAGCCATCGAGATAGGGCTTGCCGCGGTCCCAGTAGTGGGGGTTGCGGCGACCGACCCAGTGCGAGCCCTTGAGGTGGGCCACGAAGGTGAAGGGCCCCGTCCCCATGATGTTCTTCTCGTACCAGCGGATATCGCGCTCGAGGATATCGGCCTTGTAGATCCAGTTCCACGGGGAGGCCAGCGAATGGATGAACGAGGGCGAGGGCCACTTGAGCTTGAACGCCACGATGTACGGCTCGGGCGCCTGGACGGTCTCGATCTCGAGATATTCGCCCTTTCGGGCCGAGGTGATCCCCGGGGGAGGGTTGATGATCTTCTGGTACGTGGCCCGCACGTCCCGCGAGGTCATCTCGGTGCCGTCGTGGAACTTCACGCCTCGACGAAGCTTGAGGACGTACGTGCGCTTGTCCGGGGAGACGGTCCAGGCCTCGGCCAGGTCGCCGACGACCCGGGTGCCCGTCTTGTCGAACGGATCGATGCGGAGCAGGGTGTTGTAGTGGGCGGCCGCCGGGTGCATCAGCGCGAAGGTCTCTTCCCGGTGGGCATCGTAGGAAGGGGGCTCCGCCGGGACGACGAATGTCAGCTCCCCGCCGGCCCGGGGGGAAGCCGGCGCCGGCTGGTGCTCGTCAGCCCTGACCGCCGTTGCCGGCGGGTCGTCGCTGGGGGGAGGCGGCTGGGCCTGGGCCCCTGACGAGGGCGCACTGTCCGGCCTCCCGGCGACCTCCTGCTGCGAGGTGAGCGCGCGGGGATTCGCGTCGCTGCTGGGCGTCCCCAGCTGCGACCGGACCAGAGCGGCGCCGAGCACACCGAGCATGGCGCTCACCGCCACGGTCCCCAGCCAGATCCAGGCCCGTCGCGTTCCCGGGCGGCGATCGAGGAATCGCTCTACCTCCTCCAGACGCTCGGTATCCTCGGGCCCGTCGGCCTGAGCTTCACTTCCCGCCATCGCCCAGGGCAGGTGGCCGAAGAATGTCCGATCGACGGATTGCGGGACCTCACGAAGACTCGTACCGCAGTTGCTGCAGAAATTTGCCTGGTCGCGGTTGATCGCGTGGCACCGGGAACATTGCAGCGCCAGCTTGACGCCGCAGACATCACAGAAGTGAGCGCCTGGGACGTTGGAATGCCCGCACGGCGAGCGTGAACCCTCCGACGCTCCGCTGCGTTCTTCGTTCATAGCCGTGCCCCCTCGTCACTGGCCGGCAGCCGCGAACGAGGTTCCCGGCCCTCCGGGCCTGCGGTGAGAAAAGCCGTAATCCAGGCATTTGCAATGCCAGCGGGCGGGCCGCGTAACCCGGTGATCACTGCTGTCGCGGGGCGAGGTGGCGCATGGATTTGCAGAGCCGCGATGGCCAAGCCTACAACGCGCTTGTAGAAACTGCACACCCGGGCCGGCCTTGGTCTCCGGCCTGGCCGACGGCGGGCCGAAGTTGGACGATTGTGTGCCGGTTGATCTAGCGGGGCTTCACCAGGAACCGCGATCGCCGGTTCTGGGTCCAGCAGCGCTCGTTGTCTTCAGCACAGAGCGGCCGCTCCTCGCCGTAGCTCAGAACTTTGATGCGGCTCCGCTCCACGCCCTGCGCGACGAGGTAATTCATCGCGGCCACCGCCCGCCGTTCGCCCAGCGCCAAATTGAACTCGTGCTTGCTCCCGGTGACCCCGCGATTGTCGCAGTGGCCTTCGATGAGCACCACCTGGTCGGGATTCGCGCGAAGCCACGCGGCGTTGGCGTCCAGGATCCTGGCGTCGCCGGGCCGGATCGCGGCTTCTCCGAAGTCGAAGTAGATGTCACGCAATTCCGGGATCGCCTCGTAGTCTCGGAGTCGGGGCAGGCCGATGGTCGCCGGGGGCGCGGATGCGGCGGGTTGCTGCGCCGCGGCAGGCGTGCTCGCCTGGGCCAGGACGCCGGTGCCCTGGGCGAGGGCCGTGGGGCCAGCCCCCGGGGCGACGAACCCGGCCGACACGATGGCTGTGAAGGCGATGACGCGCGATCCATAGATCTTCATGGCTACCTCCATGCCGCACTGTCGCTGGAGAATCCCCGAATATAGGGCCGTCACGGACCAAGTCAAGCGATCTGCTACACTACCCGCTCACCGCGGACCCCCGACTGGAGGAGACCATGCTGCCCAAACATCCGTCGGCGCCGCCGGGGACCTTCGATGCGGTGCGGGACGGCCTGGTCGACGTCTCCTATGTCACGGCGAGCTACACCCCGGCCCGACACGTCCTGCCGCTCCTGCCGGAGCTGCCGGGCAGCGGCGAAACGGCGCTGAGCAACTCCGTCGCCTACTCCCGCGTCCACTGGAAGCACTTCCACAAGGTCGGCGAGTACCGGGGCGTGAAGCTGCTCGGCGTGTTCACCGATGGGCCGGGCCAGATGTTCACCAAGCGGACGGTGAGCGGGACCAACGACGTGCAGGGCCTCAAGATCCGCACGGGCGGGGGCGTGGCCGAGGCGGTGGCCAAGGCGCTCGGCGCCGCCGCGTTCGTCAAGCCGGCCCCGGAATCCTTCGAGCTCTTGAAATCCGGCGTGGCCGTGAAGAGCTGAAGAAGACCCGCGGCCAGTGACCGCGTCCGAGTCCCGATGGGAGCGGGGCGCCGACGCGGTCCTCGGCATCGCCGCCTCCATCCTGCTCATGGCCTTGATGCTGTTGACGGTCGTCGACGTGATGGGGCGCTACGTCCTCAACCGGCCTCTGGCCGGCGCTTTCGAGGTCACCGAGCTGCTGCTGGTGGTGCTGATCTTCGCGGGTCTGCCACTGGTCTCGTACGCGGACGGGCACGTCACGATGGACTTCATCGATCGGCTCCTGCCCGCCGCCACCCGGCGGCCGCTCGAACGCGGGGTCCACGTGGTCTCGGCCACGGTGCTGGCCCTGCTCAGCCGGCTCGTCTGGCTCAAGGCCGATCGGATCTGGGCGTACCGTGACGCCACCGACGTGCTGCGCATCGTGTACGGGCCCTTCGTCTACTTCATGGCGATCATGATCGCGGTCACCGGCCTGATCCATCTGGCCAAGGCCCTCGCGCGCCGATGACCCAAGGCCTGCTGGGCCTGGTCGCGCTCCTGGCGGTGGCCTTCGCCATCGCCCAGACCAAGATCTACGAGACCGGACGGAACTACACGCTGTCGGTGGTGCCGCTGTTCATCCTGATGGGGAACTTCACCACGCGGGCCGGCATGTCGGAGGAGCTCTTTCGCGCCGCCTACGCCTTCATCGGGCACCTGCGCGGGGGGTTGGCCATGGCCACCATCGTGGCCTCGGCGGGCTTCGGAGCGATCTGCGGGTCTTCGATCGCCACCGCGGCCACCATGGCCAAGGTGGCCTACCCCTCCATGAAGCGGTTCCGCTACTCCGACCGGCTCGCCGCCGGCGCGATCGCCTCGGGCGGCACGCTGGGCATCCTGATCCCGCCGTCCACGATCATGGTGATCTACGGGGTGTTCACCGAGACCAACATCGGCAAGCTGTTCGCCGCCGGCATCGTGCC
This DNA window, taken from Candidatus Methylomirabilota bacterium, encodes the following:
- a CDS encoding DUF2254 domain-containing protein, with the translated sequence MARLLNLWDALRGSFWFLPALITALAAALALGLLALDRRLDNQQLAGLLWLYAGGAEGARSLLSAVAGSIITVVGLAFSITIVSLQLAAAQLGPRLLRNFVRDPGNQVVLGIFVATFVYCLLVLRTVRGRDGLADGTFVPHLAITGALGLAMLSVALLIYFIHHASISIQADHVIASVARELDGVIDKLWPDRFGHEDGEAAAAPPCAVTDGSAVAAHGGGYVTTLDEKALLRAGRDRDVVVHLTRRPGDFLMAGEPLAWVLPADRVDEDLKRVITSAVVLGAERSLLQDAMFGIEQLVEIAVRALASGHIDPTTGLRCIDRLGAAVARIGGRDLPAPYRRDAAGIVRVVMPALTLDDIVVAAFTPIRLQGAGSRSVALRLLETFARVAARHDRRGLHLALLGEALRVRRAATAALTDPADREAVQAAFERVLRVSRPDARRDLDVGGLAA
- a CDS encoding cation:proton antiporter yields the protein MRPSACAPPFSKASPAAAVSPPPRLRHLLNVESGLNDGLALPIVLILLARRQTEPGVLVGEAGLGVVLGVAVPWVAVRLEQTRLFSAAPRYEPLLVFAVGLLLFAGGSLTHANLFLAAFAGGATLASLSTALRQAFHEFGETLSELLKLAALLVFGILMSPPFLAEVPLPGYVFALLVLFLARPLALAIALLGSRLDWREWVAAAWFGPKGFASVVYGLLILRGGVPDGDLMFHLIALVTVMSIVAHSSTDVLVARWFRHAADRPDERLLGSDA
- a CDS encoding ABC transporter substrate-binding protein translates to MHKWLITLTALAIVALAVPVAAAPKGQVTIALTGEPLTMDPHIQSEFIGTMIWPWACDNLIQSKGEEGGFKPWLAEKFERVDAKTWKFSLRKDAKFFDGTPVTAEAVKFSLERILDPKTKSRLVVYFKSIDRVETPDTHTAILHLKSPDNGILNLLQRWGHIVNPKVKNMDSATASREPQCSGPYLLKEWTKGQRMVFEANPGWWGNTMYPDRPKDLILRSVRESTTRVKALIADEMDVITGVAPQFVPEIRANPKTEVVTVPSVRIMYMGFFTGHGGPFADVRVRQAVNHAVNSEGIVKTFLGGFADRWQQMLHPWMYSGYDPKMTWYGYDLAKARQLMKEAGYADGFKAQFFATSGRYPADKEICEALSGMLKEIKIDAGCNAMVFPLYRRTFTAFQQGTRKEPALYMQAFGNGAGYTPVSFRGFSACGGAWSPHCFKEFDEMLDKAVGTADPAEQQSAYERVNHWMRDNATHVPILKIHEVWGLNKNVQFKANHNENLPAWEIVVKKPAS
- a CDS encoding mechanosensitive ion channel domain-containing protein: MSDVFRLVGPNHAVELFGVTLVGVNAINGRKLLFTLLFIALILLVARVLRRASLWLVRGRGSERVVFWARQGINLTAAALLFIGLVSVWFDDPVRLATALGLITAGLAFALQKVVTAIAGYFVILRGQTFNVGDRIVMGGVRGDVIALGFTQTTIMEMGQPPPVQKDDPAMWVQSRQYTGRVVSVSNARIFDEPVYNYTREFPYLWEELAVPIPYTADWTRAERILLTAAETHGVPVAELSAEVLAELQRRYFLKPTDVRPRVYFRLTDNWLELTVRFVVRDHGIREQKDAVSREVLAGLDAAGIPIASATFDVVGLPPVRLADEAPRPARREAG
- a CDS encoding ferredoxin family protein; the protein is MIEIVSARRCIACDVCVKVCPADVFEAMLDAAPVIARQSDCQTCFLCEIYCPTDALYVAPDAEAPSAVSESEIEAAGLFGSYARALGWRRGRPGGAEHDPTFRLRAAVQ
- a CDS encoding FAD-binding protein produces the protein MIDSPEIPRRRNAEALDAWTDVLVIGGGPAGAWAALAATEAGVRVMLVDKGYLGTSGATAPSNTGTWFVPPGEGRRLAIEQRQPRTGGLADPHWVERTLDTAWEKLHCLADWGYSFPHGDDGRPYLANLRGPDYMHFMRRRVLAAGVTVLDHHPALELLGDGDTVGGAAGIDRQHDRPWRIRAGAVVLATGGCAFGERILGAATLTGDGYLMAAEAGAALAGMEFSAQYAFTPKPSALNKGLPFRWASFTRQDGTPIATAGRDRHAAVAQALLEGPVFAQYDKAEPDVRAWLRQGQPNCFLPLDRSGVDPFTERWPVTLRCEGTVRGVGGIRLLDDTCATGVPGLYAVGDAATRERLTGAISGGGGPNSSWAIASGNWAGRAAAIFAVRIRARIADRPVTPLGRAGLRPAGTARGALAPHELARAVREEMLPLDRNFFRRETTLRRSLERLDACWGELQDQEPGDALAAVKAREAAALVATSRWAYRSALARTESRGMHRRRDLPDADPALVCSFQASGLDDVRVSRADPRTSAPAP